Within the Paenibacillus sp. AN1007 genome, the region GCCCAGATCTGAATACGATGAAGGGTGAAGAAGAGCTGAACTGGGAGGCGATCGGCGTGGATAAAACAGCCGCAAAGAAACTGTGCAAGGATCACATTCATCGTTATGTATGTATTCAGATGAATGATGGTTCCTATTATGACGGCATTGTTGAAAATGTAGATGATGAGATGATTTATTTGGCGGTACCTGTTGGAAATGAAGTCATGGCAGGTCATGCCAATATGGGCCCGAATATGATGCCTGTCGCTCATTACCCGGCAGCGCATGCCCGCGGATTTTATCCGGGCTACGGCTACCCTGCTCCTTATCCGTATTACGGATATGGGCGCAGGCGCTTTAACAGGCTGGTGCTGCCGTTATTTGCACTGACTGCACTAACTTTACTGCCTTATTATTAATCATAATGTAAGGCCGCATCAGACCAGCACTGATTCAAACCAAAATTCAAACAGGTCATACCCGGGCAGTGGAATACACTGCTTTAGGGTGTGGTTTTTTATTTAAAAACGACTTCCGCCTAAACGCGTTCCTGGTTCGTATAACATCAATTCAATATGGTTAACCGTCATTCGAAATAGACATGTCCGATCAGCATTGGACGTACGTTTTTACTTTTAGTATGATATAGGAGTATACATAATTTGAACTCAAAGGAAGGAGGGATTGTACGATGGACTGCTTATTTTGCAAAATTGTAGAGGGCACCATTCCCTCCAACAAAGTACTGGAGAACGATCATGTTATCGTTTTTCATGATATTCACCCTGCGGCACCGACACATGTGTTGATCATTCCAAAGAAACATATATCTTCCATGAATGAAATTACTACGGAAGACCTACCTCTCATCGGAGAAATTCATGCGGCTGCACTGGAAGCGGCCAAGCGGCTTGGTGTACAGGAATTGGGATACCGCCTTATCAACAACTGCGGCCGAGACGGTGAGCAGACGGTGCACCATTTGCACTACCATTTACTGGGTGGAACTAGACTGGGTGCACTCACAAGTTTGTCTGATTCGCACCGATAAAACTGCAGTCTGACGTCACTCAAGTCGAAAAATCATTTTTAGACTTGTAAAACAGATGCAACTCAGCTAATATTAAGGGATCACGTTAAGGTTGACACTTTTATTGCCTTTCGCCTATAATGAAAGATGATGAACCGTGTTATTGCTCTTGGACGGTCTGGTCGGAGGGAGGGAAAACTGGTGTCTGAAACTAAAGTTCGCAAAAACGAGACTATTGATGCTGCACTTCGTCGCTTTAAACGTTCCATCGCTAAAGATGGCGTATTGGCTGAGGTGAAGAAACGTAAGCATTATGAGAAGCCAAGCGTAAAGCGCAAGAAAAAGTCCGAGGCTGCTCGTAAGAGAAAGTTTTAGGAGGATTTTAACTACATGAATCTTAGCGAACGATTGAACGAAGATATGAAGCAAGCGATGAAGAGTAAGGACAAGTTCAGACTCTCCACCATTCGGTTGATTCGTTCGACGATCAAGAATCTTGAAATAGATTTGAAAAGAGATTTGGATGACAACGAAGTGCTTGATATCCTGAGTCGTGAAATCAAACAGCGCAAAGATGCCCTCCAAGAATTTGGCAAAGCAGGTCGCGAAGAACTCGCGGCAAATGCCGAAGCGGAAATTGAAATACTTATCCAGTATCTTCCTGAACAGCTTACCGAAGAAGAAATTAAAGTTATTGTACAGCAGACCATCCAGGAAACCGGTGCTTCTTCGAAAGCCGATATGGGGAAAGTGATGGCGGCCCTTATGCCGAAAGTTAAAGGCAAAGCGGACGGCAAACTGGTTAATCAAGCAGTTCAACAATTTCTGCAATAAAGCAAATTCAATAAACACCTCCTGACTTGTCAGGAGGTGTTTTTCTATCCAGGATTTCGCGTGGAGAAGCTGCCGAGAGAACAGAATCAGTCCTTTAACAGTCTATCGTGATAAGTCGTCCACAATCATTTTATGAAGTGTACGTGTGTCTTTTCACTGAATATACACAAAAATATATAAAATATGGGTTTAAAACATGATTTTGGATATGTATTTCTTGCATTTGCGGCAGTATTCAAATATAATTTTAAGTTTTTGAAACGTAATGCTGCATTGTACGTAATAAATACCATAAGCTGGACAGTATAACATTATTGGAAAAGGGGGGACTAATGTGAAGGGAAAGCGCCGGAAGAAGCTTACGGGGTCCATACTGCTCTTAATGCTGCTGACGCTTTTGCTTCCTCTCTGGATTGGAATACCGTCAGCACATGCAGCTGAGAAAAGCGGAGCCGTATATGTAATTCCGGTTGATAAACCAATCGAGCAGGGGTTAGGCAAATTCATGGAACGCGGTTTCAAGGAAGCGGAGAAAATGAATGCCGGCTTGATCATTCTTGACATCAATACACCAGGAGGCCGTGTCGATACTGCAGAAGTGCTTGGCACGTTGATTAAAGACAGTCCAATCGAGACGCTGGCATTTGTTCGTGGTGATGCTGCATCCGCGGGAAGTTTTCTTGCGCTGAATGCAGATAAGATCGTGATGTCACCAGGGAGCATGATTGGTGCTGCGGCCATGGTGGACAGCACAGGCAAACATGTTGACGATCCTAAGCTGGTTGCATTCTGGAAAAGCAAAATGCAGGGAGCTGCCGAGAAAAGCGGCCGGGATGGGCAAATCGCGGCTGGTATGACGGATGTTAATATGGTGGTGGAGATGCCGGAGATTAATAAAACCAAGCAAAAAGGTGAGATCATTGCTCTCTCCGCTGAGGAAGCGCTGAAAGTGGGTTATGCGGACCATATCAGCAGCTCACCTGAGGAAGCCGCAGCCTGGCTTGGTTACGGTCAAGGAGATGTGTTCAAATTGGAACGCACTGCTGCAGAGAATATCTCTACCTTTTTGACCAATCCGATAGTGATGACGGTACTGCTGTTCCTTGGTATTGCGGGTGTCATTATTGAACTGATTGTGCCTGGGTTTGGCGTTCCGGGAATCGTCGGGATTGTATGTTTTGTGCTTTATTTCTCTGGAAACTACATTGCGGGGTTTGCAGGGGCTGAGACATGGGTATTATTTACGGTCGGGCTTGTCATGATGATTCTGGAGATGTTTATCCCGAGCTTTGGTATACTGGGTATATTGGGTTCCATTGCATTGGTGGCCGGAGTTGTAAGGGCGGCTTATGACACGAGTGATGCATTTGTTTCTCTGGGGATTGCCTTTGGAGCTGCGCTGGTGGTCATTGCCATTATCGCTGTGGTCTTCAAAGATCGCGGAATATGGAATCGATTCATATTAAGCGAAAGGTTATCTGCTGATCGCGGATACTCCTCGGCTGAAGAGCGTAAAGA harbors:
- a CDS encoding histidine triad nucleotide-binding protein; translated protein: MDCLFCKIVEGTIPSNKVLENDHVIVFHDIHPAAPTHVLIIPKKHISSMNEITTEDLPLIGEIHAAALEAAKRLGVQELGYRLINNCGRDGEQTVHHLHYHLLGGTRLGALTSLSDSHR
- the rpsU gene encoding 30S ribosomal protein S21, whose product is MSETKVRKNETIDAALRRFKRSIAKDGVLAEVKKRKHYEKPSVKRKKKSEAARKRKF
- a CDS encoding GatB/YqeY domain-containing protein, with protein sequence MNLSERLNEDMKQAMKSKDKFRLSTIRLIRSTIKNLEIDLKRDLDDNEVLDILSREIKQRKDALQEFGKAGREELAANAEAEIEILIQYLPEQLTEEEIKVIVQQTIQETGASSKADMGKVMAALMPKVKGKADGKLVNQAVQQFLQ
- a CDS encoding NfeD family protein produces the protein MLLTLLLPLWIGIPSAHAAEKSGAVYVIPVDKPIEQGLGKFMERGFKEAEKMNAGLIILDINTPGGRVDTAEVLGTLIKDSPIETLAFVRGDAASAGSFLALNADKIVMSPGSMIGAAAMVDSTGKHVDDPKLVAFWKSKMQGAAEKSGRDGQIAAGMTDVNMVVEMPEINKTKQKGEIIALSAEEALKVGYADHISSSPEEAAAWLGYGQGDVFKLERTAAENISTFLTNPIVMTVLLFLGIAGVIIELIVPGFGVPGIVGIVCFVLYFSGNYIAGFAGAETWVLFTVGLVMMILEMFIPSFGILGILGSIALVAGVVRAAYDTSDAFVSLGIAFGAALVVIAIIAVVFKDRGIWNRFILSERLSADRGYSSAEERKELIGMQGISITPLRPAGTAMIDGERVDVVTDGAFIPVDTPVIVIKAEGTRIVVQQALPV